In a genomic window of Thiohalomonas denitrificans:
- a CDS encoding phage integrase, with protein MRKTQRLPVIRKQSNGKWLADVRPNGRDGKRYRKQFKTKGEAERWSAWITTGKTRDKEWEPKKKDRRKLGQLIDLWWDSHGHHLKDGERRRQVLRNLDQNLGTPIASDFTSTDFSAYRTQRLETGTSPATLNREHAYLRAIFNELARLDLWHEPNPLAKLRQFKVDETELTYLTDDQIITLLIALDTGEYADAGLIARICLATGARWSEAETLRAEQVHPNRIDYGRTKSGKNRSVPISDCLYRTLADIGPGRLFADSYNGFRRAINDLEWELPRGQLTHVLRHTFASAFMQRGGNILTLQRLLGHASLTMTMRYAHLSPDHLTQALDLNPLA; from the coding sequence ATGCGCAAAACTCAACGACTTCCAGTGATACGCAAACAGTCAAACGGGAAATGGTTAGCGGATGTAAGGCCGAACGGCCGGGACGGGAAACGCTACAGAAAGCAGTTCAAAACAAAGGGAGAAGCCGAAAGGTGGTCCGCCTGGATCACTACAGGCAAGACAAGAGACAAGGAATGGGAACCGAAGAAAAAGGACAGACGGAAATTAGGGCAATTAATCGACCTATGGTGGGACTCGCACGGACACCACCTAAAAGACGGAGAACGCAGGCGGCAGGTACTACGAAACCTGGACCAAAATCTAGGCACACCCATTGCCAGTGACTTCACCAGTACGGACTTTTCAGCCTATCGCACCCAACGCCTCGAGACCGGTACATCACCCGCTACACTAAACCGGGAACATGCCTATTTAAGGGCCATTTTCAACGAGCTAGCCCGCCTCGATCTGTGGCACGAGCCCAACCCACTGGCAAAGCTCCGGCAATTCAAAGTCGATGAAACCGAACTAACCTACCTCACCGACGACCAGATCATTACCCTACTGATCGCCCTAGACACTGGCGAGTATGCCGACGCCGGGTTAATTGCCCGTATATGCCTGGCTACCGGTGCCCGATGGTCCGAGGCCGAAACGCTCCGAGCCGAGCAGGTACACCCCAACCGGATTGACTACGGCCGCACAAAATCCGGCAAAAACCGCAGTGTCCCTATTTCCGATTGCCTCTATCGGACCCTAGCAGATATCGGCCCGGGTCGATTATTCGCAGATTCCTACAACGGATTTCGACGGGCAATTAACGATCTAGAATGGGAACTACCCCGAGGACAGTTAACCCACGTGCTACGCCATACGTTCGCATCGGCATTTATGCAACGCGGAGGGAATATCCTGACACTTCAACGGCTGCTAGGTCACGCATCCCTAACCATGACGATGCGCTATGCCCACTTGAGCCCCGATCACTTGACCCAGGCGCTCGATCTGAACCCACTGGCATGA
- the rpoD gene encoding RNA polymerase sigma factor RpoD — protein MMDQEQQSQLKLLIAKGKEQGYLTYAEVNDHLPNDIVDPEQIEDVISMINDMGITVHEQAPDADSLLIAGDAVNTDEDAAEEAAAALAAVDAEFGRTTDPVRMYMREMGAVELLTREGEIKIAKRIEEGIAQMLQALASHPETVNGLLREFEQVEQGNLRMAEVIAGLVNPDEDEEAGKPAVADASADDEEAEEDTGLDVEEVRVRMTRIADLRDKLVASLEKNGKDHKKTLDLRQELVAAFMEVKLAPKLVDRLVNTLRNLVTRIRTQERQVMELCVRNARMPRKAFISSFPDNETNPDWLDQHLKGGKEYAKHLEEYAEDIRRTQNRLVQLEKECRMTISEIKDINRKMSIGEAKARRAKKEMVEANLRLVISIAKKYTNRGLQFLDLIQEGNIGLMKAVDKFEYRRGYKFSTYATWWIRQAITRSIADQARTIRIPVHMIETINKLNRISRQMLQEMGREATPEELAERMEMPEDKVRKVLKIAKEPISMETPIGDDEDSHLGDFIEDGNVLSPVDHATSSGLGEATQGVLEGLTARESKVLRMRFGIDMNTDHTLEEVGKQFDVTRERIRQIEAKALRKLRHPSRSETLRSFLDSEGG, from the coding sequence ATGATGGATCAAGAACAGCAGTCTCAGCTTAAGCTCCTGATTGCCAAAGGCAAGGAGCAAGGCTATCTCACCTATGCGGAGGTCAATGATCATCTGCCGAATGATATCGTCGATCCCGAACAGATCGAGGATGTCATCAGCATGATCAATGACATGGGGATCACGGTGCATGAACAGGCGCCGGATGCCGATAGTCTGTTGATCGCCGGCGATGCCGTGAATACGGATGAGGATGCCGCAGAAGAGGCTGCCGCCGCTCTCGCTGCAGTGGATGCCGAATTTGGCCGTACCACCGACCCGGTGCGCATGTACATGCGCGAGATGGGTGCCGTTGAGCTGCTGACCCGCGAGGGTGAGATCAAGATTGCCAAGCGCATCGAAGAGGGCATTGCCCAGATGCTGCAGGCGCTCGCCAGCCATCCGGAAACGGTCAATGGACTGCTGCGTGAATTCGAGCAGGTGGAGCAGGGTAATCTCCGCATGGCCGAAGTCATCGCCGGTCTGGTGAATCCTGATGAAGATGAAGAGGCGGGCAAGCCTGCTGTGGCCGATGCTTCCGCGGATGACGAAGAGGCCGAAGAAGATACCGGCCTGGATGTCGAAGAAGTCCGTGTGCGTATGACGCGCATCGCCGATCTGCGTGACAAGCTGGTAGCCTCCCTCGAGAAGAACGGCAAGGACCACAAGAAGACCCTGGATCTTCGCCAGGAGCTGGTCGCGGCGTTCATGGAGGTCAAGCTCGCTCCCAAGCTGGTAGACCGTCTGGTTAACACGTTGCGTAATCTTGTGACCCGTATCCGCACTCAGGAGCGTCAGGTCATGGAGCTGTGTGTCCGGAATGCGCGGATGCCGCGCAAGGCATTTATCTCCTCCTTTCCGGACAACGAAACCAACCCGGACTGGCTCGATCAGCACCTGAAGGGTGGCAAGGAGTACGCGAAGCACCTCGAGGAGTACGCCGAAGATATTCGCCGCACCCAGAACCGGCTCGTGCAGCTGGAGAAGGAGTGCCGCATGACCATCTCCGAAATCAAGGACATCAACCGCAAGATGTCCATCGGCGAGGCCAAGGCGCGTCGTGCCAAGAAGGAGATGGTGGAGGCCAACCTGCGCCTGGTGATTTCCATCGCCAAGAAGTACACCAACCGCGGCCTGCAGTTCCTGGACCTGATCCAGGAGGGCAATATTGGTCTCATGAAAGCGGTGGACAAATTCGAATACCGTCGCGGTTACAAGTTTTCCACCTATGCCACCTGGTGGATCCGGCAGGCCATTACCCGCTCCATTGCGGACCAGGCCCGCACGATTCGTATCCCGGTGCATATGATCGAGACCATCAACAAGCTCAACCGCATCTCTCGCCAGATGCTGCAGGAGATGGGCCGCGAAGCAACGCCGGAAGAGCTTGCCGAACGGATGGAAATGCCGGAAGACAAGGTCCGCAAGGTCCTCAAGATCGCCAAGGAGCCGATCTCCATGGAGACGCCCATCGGCGACGATGAGGATTCGCACCTGGGCGATTTCATCGAGGACGGCAATGTGCTGTCACCGGTGGACCATGCCACCTCCTCCGGCCTCGGTGAAGCCACTCAGGGCGTTCTGGAGGGGCTCACGGCCCGCGAATCCAAGGTCCTGCGCATGCGTTTTGGTATCGACATGAACACCGACCACACTCTTGAAGAGGTCGGCAAGCAGTTCGACGTGACTCGCGAGCGCATTCGCCAGATTGAAGCCAAGGCGCTGCGCAAGCTGCGCCATCCGAGCCGCTCCGAGACCCTGCGCAGCTTCCTCGATTCCGAGGGAGGGTGA
- the dnaG gene encoding DNA primase: MAGKIPQTFIDDLISRVDIIDVIDSRVPLKKAGRDYKACCPFHQEKTPSFTVSPNKQFYYCFGCGAHGTAIGFLMEFEHLSFVEAIEDLASANGLTVPREGGQKGARSVADNHTGELYGLLEQADRFYRKQLRVHPEAVRAVEYLKGRGLSGEIAAEFGIGFAPPGWHNLGKALNSARPADLVAAGLSIENDEGRRYDRFRERVMFPIHDRRGRVIGFGGRVLGDGTPKYLNSPETPVFHKGRELYGLWEARQALRQLPRLLVVEGYMDVVSLAQFGVRYAVATLGTSVTPDHLQLMFRATSEVVFCFDGDRAGRDAAWRGLEHVLPLIGEGRQVKFMFLPDGEDPDTLIREIGREGFESRVERAQPLADFVVDQLSSRADLSQIDGPARLVELARPLLSKVPVGGYRKALAENLASRARMGVAEVSELLGFGIPGGRSVPGPRRRPAKMGDDRAPSPVRHAISLLLQQPGLGAHAGSSTRFAGIPLPGAALLGEMLELVQIRPHLSTGALIEHWRERPEGPHLAKLAARELPLDDAEALQREFEETLERIEQYRLEFRRDELTRKPFRELTGAEKIELQQLLRSKTP, translated from the coding sequence TCGAGTGCCCCTTAAAAAGGCCGGCCGTGATTATAAGGCCTGCTGTCCCTTCCACCAGGAAAAAACTCCCTCTTTCACAGTCAGTCCGAACAAGCAGTTCTATTACTGTTTTGGTTGCGGTGCTCACGGTACCGCTATCGGCTTTTTGATGGAGTTTGAGCACCTGTCGTTCGTGGAGGCCATCGAGGACTTGGCCTCGGCGAATGGGCTTACGGTTCCGCGTGAAGGGGGCCAGAAGGGGGCCCGGTCGGTTGCAGACAACCATACGGGAGAGCTCTATGGGCTGCTCGAACAGGCCGATCGCTTCTACCGGAAACAGCTTCGGGTTCACCCCGAGGCGGTGCGGGCGGTCGAATACCTGAAGGGACGGGGACTCTCCGGCGAGATTGCCGCGGAATTCGGTATCGGCTTCGCACCGCCGGGCTGGCACAACCTGGGCAAGGCATTGAACAGTGCCCGACCGGCTGATCTGGTAGCGGCCGGTCTCTCCATCGAAAACGATGAAGGTCGCCGTTACGATCGCTTTCGGGAACGAGTGATGTTTCCCATTCACGATCGCCGGGGACGGGTAATCGGCTTCGGAGGACGGGTTTTGGGTGACGGCACACCCAAATATCTCAATTCGCCGGAAACCCCTGTCTTCCATAAGGGTCGGGAGTTATACGGCCTGTGGGAGGCGCGGCAGGCACTCAGGCAGCTGCCGCGACTGCTGGTCGTCGAAGGATATATGGATGTGGTGTCGCTGGCCCAGTTCGGGGTCCGCTATGCCGTTGCCACGCTCGGCACGTCGGTGACGCCCGACCACCTGCAGTTGATGTTCCGCGCCACTTCGGAGGTGGTGTTTTGTTTTGATGGTGATCGCGCGGGGCGGGATGCGGCCTGGCGGGGCCTGGAACACGTGTTGCCGCTGATCGGTGAAGGTCGCCAGGTGAAATTCATGTTCCTCCCCGATGGTGAGGACCCGGACACGCTGATTCGGGAAATCGGCCGGGAAGGATTCGAAAGTCGGGTGGAGCGGGCCCAGCCGCTGGCCGATTTCGTGGTGGATCAGCTGAGTAGCCGGGCCGATCTGAGTCAAATCGACGGCCCCGCCCGACTGGTGGAACTTGCAAGGCCGCTGTTGTCAAAAGTGCCTGTAGGAGGCTACCGCAAGGCGCTGGCGGAAAATCTCGCATCACGGGCGAGAATGGGTGTGGCCGAGGTGAGCGAACTGCTGGGATTCGGGATTCCCGGGGGTCGATCTGTGCCCGGCCCGCGCAGACGACCTGCGAAAATGGGTGACGACCGTGCCCCCTCGCCGGTGCGTCATGCGATTTCCCTGCTGCTTCAGCAGCCCGGACTCGGTGCTCATGCGGGGAGTTCCACCCGTTTTGCCGGAATACCGCTTCCCGGGGCCGCTTTGTTGGGTGAAATGCTTGAACTGGTACAGATCAGGCCGCACCTATCAACTGGCGCCCTGATCGAACATTGGCGGGAGCGGCCCGAGGGACCGCATCTGGCGAAGCTTGCAGCGCGTGAACTGCCTCTCGACGATGCAGAGGCGCTGCAGCGAGAATTCGAGGAAACGTTAGAGAGAATCGAGCAGTATCGGCTCGAGTTTCGCCGTGACGAATTGACTCGAAAGCCGTTTCGGGAGTTGACCGGAGCGGAGAAAATAGAGTTGCAACAATTGCTTAGAAGCAAAACGCCGTGA